In Enoplosus armatus isolate fEnoArm2 chromosome 20, fEnoArm2.hap1, whole genome shotgun sequence, the sequence CAGCCTTGCAGGGTGCTGCTAATCTCATCACGGCCACTGAGGCATACTAAGCATCTCATGAGGAAAAACAATAAGGTCAAGAAATCAGCCTATTTATCCATAGTGTCATGGATACCAAACGTTGTGTACTATATTTCAGAGGCTTTGTACAAACACTAATTCTCTGTTTGAGTGAAGATAAAATGACACTCAGGAATGTGATTTAATCTACTTACACTCTCCTCACATGAGCTTGTGGATGTACCCCCCCAGGGACGTGGCTCAGGCAGGGTCACAGTCATACCATTAAAGTAGTAGTAGCTCACCAGGTTTGGCATTGCGTGCCATGTAGGTAGCCTTTACACATGATCTGGATGGAGAAATGAAGGCAGgatttacaaaaaacaatacagagaaCAGATTAACTGATGAGACATTTGTTGTTGGCATTGTATGGTGAAACTTCATAACTCTCAGGGTAACCATTCTCTTCAGAAGATTAAGACCTAAGACATATATTTGGGGAAATGGATATGTACATACTGAAAGGATTGAAACAAACATCTGTTCACGAGGTCGAGACCGATGAGGTTGTACACCAACCACGCAGGGTCACCGTTTTTGCATTgccatttttcaaaacacacacatttgtgtaaaatcaaaaaacagaaaaagtttTTATGGAGAATTTGCTGTATTTACATGCTAAACTGTAAGTCAGGCATTTTAGTGCTGATGTGTAATGTGTATGGGTTAATAGCTCATCGTAGCTCTGGTCCATCTATCGCAGGAACTGGATTTGTATGTTCTGACATGTCAGACCTTGTTGGAAGCTTCAAGTGGGTCGAGAAGCACAAAATATCTTTTTAGCAAAAGCTACAGGACATACAGTCTTTTTGAAGCTGATATTCTGAAGACAAAAGCAGCTGTCTGAGTACTGCTTTGAGGTAGGTGGCGATGAGGAGGTCTGAGGGGTCAGGATGAAAAGTCCAGATGGAGTCCCAGTGTGGTGTGTAGCTGCAGTCACACCTCTTCCTGcttgtttctcctctcctgtctttatCTAACCCTAGTGGGTCAGTACTTCTGTTATAAAtgttacaaattacaaatatagAAACATGGAGTATAAGTGGAAAAAAGAGTTTATGTTATTGGATTCTACAAATATTTTACTAATAATGAAGTTATATTTGTACTCAAAAGTCGTCAAACAAAACATGCGTTGGAAAACAAATCAGATGTGCAAACTGACCTCTCCAacctctttattttatttatttttcctccttgttgtcttgttctgttttttagTTGTTCCTCCTCTCAGATTGTGGCATTTATGGCTCTTGGGAGACTGATTGATTACATGCATTTAACAActgtctcttctcttttatGGGTTTTACGGTAGTGACATGATATCTTAGAAACGGAAGTCGTCATGACAACTTCCTTGGTAACAAGACGCCTGGTCTTCGGTGTGTTTATTCTAGCATGTTTAGCTAGATGCATCcatggaaaacattttctgaacttattatttaattttaacGTTGTTTAATTTTATTGTACGCGTTTATGGGTCTGACGTTGTAACGAGCGAAGCAGGAGAGCTAGCTAACTGCCAAGATAACCTTAGCTATAACTATATGTAAAGTTAGCAAACCAGCTAGCTAGTCCTCGCACCGTTGACCGCACCATGTCTCTTTGACGAAATGAATTCCCGCCAGTGGTGTCGTTCAATTCAGATATTTATCGTCTTGTGTGGACGTTTGGCTCACACAGCCACAGAATCAGGGGTCTCTTCGACCGTCACTTCCAGCCCTACGAATGGGGAGGCTTTCAGCTCTGCAACCCCAACCCCGGGCGGTACAGGTACAACGGACTCCACCAGTGTCGGCACCACTGAGGCGGTCACCCTGGACACCTCTCTGGACACCATGGCAACCACGACGCTGACCGTGTCTGAAGCTCCCGCTGTGGTCACTGAAGCCCCCCCCGTGACCACCGTCCAACCTGTGTTGACCTCAGAGGGTAATTTACACCTGCCTCGTGTGATTTTTCATGTCATTAGAAATGTCCACCTACATTTGTTTCCACTCTGCAGCagccttccctccatctctgctcagGATATGGTGGCTTGTATTTCTCAGGTTTAAAACAGTTTGCCTTTCCTCTGTTGTGCACTGACAGTTGTCTGCTTTAATAGCTGCTGAACTTAAGAAACTATTCATTGATGTGATCTCAGTTTCTAATGGGAAACTCTTAGCTTGTTTAAAGTTAGATGCACTGGAAACCAACCATTAAATCTAATGTAAACATGTAGACATAAAGTAAATATTAGTGATTAAAGTATAGTGTGCAAATGTATAAGTATACACTCTCAACTCAACATTTTGCCTATTTCCGATTAGATTTTGTTAATTTCCAATaagatatttttacattatttgcaATCATCTCTATTTAAATGCCTCTTACTCACCGTGTATCCACTGTCTTCTTATGTGTTCTTGTTAAACCAGTGAACCTCGTGACATTCTGTAATTTTACCTTAAACTAACGGAATAACATACACTTTACTGTTGTTATCCAGGTTGTCTCTGTGATTTGACTCCTGATTTCTGTGACattggctgctgctgtgacacagTTGATTGTGGTATTGCCAACTTGAGTATTGTCTTCACTGGATGTCCACAGAAAGCCATGTAAGTCTTCTGCACATGCTCTGAAGTTATAGCACATGAAGCTCTCATATTTGGAATTTTATAACATTTAAactcttttattttacagatcaGGAGTTTGCATCGAGAAATGGCTGATGTTCAGGACTAACGTGGATTCGTCTCTTGTCACTGTGACTGACTCCTTGTTTTGTGTCCGACCTGAAGGTACAGAGATGTAATGAGAAtatattcatttgaaaacattgtATCATTCATCTTTGAATTCATTAACAATCATCAGTGCTATTGCTAGGGTAATCATTCACAAGAGCAGCATATAAGTGTCCCCCACTAATGCTGCATTTCTGTAAACCTCTCCCAACAGGTAATGCACCCCAGTCCCCCCCAGCTCTACCTCAGTATCCAGCTTTAGGGGACTCATACCACTTTTCACCATCAGCACCTacaagcagcagccacagcagagaTTTCTACAGGGTAAACAGACATGGTGTTTTTCTGCCCACAATATTGTAtctaaagtattaaaagtaataaaagtttTTGAATAAATTAAATGCTTATAAGACTCTTCATATTTGTAGGTTGATGATGTCATCCAGACATATTTCTCCAGCTCGTCTGTTCAGGGTTTCCTTCGTCAGCCATCTGCAGGGGCTGCTGCTGCGTTCTGTAACAACCGCAACCCTGCAAGTAAGTAAACGTTAAACTGTTGAGTATCGCAGTGTAGCAGAGTTTCCCAAACCTCTTCAATTCCAGACCTGCCATCTAGGTAAAGTTGTGTATCAGAGACTTCCCGCTCTAACTCCTGAGCCACAGTCGCCCACATGTGTAGTATAGTGTACCTGTATATCACATCCATATTAACCACTataactctttttttcttttttatttgatgttgtCCTCTGCTTGCAGAGTTCTTGaggtctgtgtctctgtcttgtACCCGCAAGTTAACTCCTCAGTCATGCACCACAGACCCAAATCTCAACGCCCGCTCCTACTTCTCCGACCTGAGTCTGATCAAGGTCAGCGAGTCTGCCTGCTCTAAATGCTTTTATGTATGTACTAACTGGTGAGATTTTCCCAGCTGATAGGCTAACATCAATATATTCATTACAGATTCCGATAGTGGAGACGGCACAAATGTCTGACTTTCTGGTAAGTCACCGATTGAACATACAGCTCAAAGCCATGCATGGAATTAGTAGAAACGCCTCTGCACGAGTTGATCAACAGTCAGCCTACAAAATCAGCTGACAGTTCTAGTATGTGGGCCTTTCTCCTGCATGTCATGAGGTCAAACCACATACCTGTATCTGTAGcataaaaaaaaggatgtgttttttcttccaaaGTAAGGAGCTGTACTAACTACTGTTTCAGATCCCAGTTACTCCCCTGTCTGACTTGCCTGCACCAAGTGAACAAAATAACTCCTGTGTCAATGTGGTGAAAAAGGTGAGTAgatgaaactgtgtttttcccGCCATAATTGTTTCCTAAATCACAAATCTGTCAAACTCAGTTCCCCTGACTCTCCTGCAGGTGGAGTTTGTCATAGGATACACCGGCAGAGGGGAACTCACATATGCAACA encodes:
- the LOC139303303 gene encoding tectonic-3-like, producing the protein MNSRQWCRSIQIFIVLCGRLAHTATESGVSSTVTSSPTNGEAFSSATPTPGGTGTTDSTSVGTTEAVTLDTSLDTMATTTLTVSEAPAVVTEAPPVTTVQPVLTSEGCLCDLTPDFCDIGCCCDTVDCGIANLSIVFTGCPQKAISGVCIEKWLMFRTNVDSSLVTVTDSLFCVRPEGNAPQSPPALPQYPALGDSYHFSPSAPTSSSHSRDFYRVDDVIQTYFSSSSVQGFLRQPSAGAAAAFCNNRNPAKFLRSVSLSCTRKLTPQSCTTDPNLNARSYFSDLSLIKIPIVETAQMSDFLIPVTPLSDLPAPSEQNNSCVNVVKKVEFVIGYTGRGELTYATVNVVLVHTDPNQLLLQTHSVQFQLATPSPTPGGPTPAVGLRAGSPVIGRFDGEVKPLTTLELSQSGECPSDPSRRAPILFTHNTITGCTFSSPSSDCSELRSQIYGILQGLATPDVIAMNLGSQPDWTRVITQECPVGLQETCESGCVLPNSLSIRVLWARQGLLDLPQSYILGAKYLFQCQNVKCPLSSPFALTTQVTFVDTTVYPGPPRGLPQPDWKFPFGFFTRGTAELDGHIVISGSDSEKVTWSLMLFTVTLLTGLEFFTR